Proteins found in one uncultured Desulfuromonas sp. genomic segment:
- a CDS encoding aldo/keto reductase, with amino-acid sequence MSAANITTTKLGTTDIDVSQVCLGTWAIGGWLWGGSDDSQCIATIRAALDQGITFIDTAAVYGFGHSESLVGLAWKGHVARDQVVLATKAGLQWSDDGKVTRNCTRERLLQEIDDSLQRLQTDYIDLYQIHWPDPLVPIEETAEVMAGLLSSGKIRAIGVSNYDPEQMDRFRSVAPLHSVQPPYNLFERQIDADVRPYAQQHDLAILAYGAICRGLLSGKMKAEPTFEGDDIRQYDPKFKAPRYAAYLDAVAKLDAFAQERFQRGVLELAVRWVIDQGAIALWGARHPQQLDRVQQVFGWSLSEADRDEMATIVNDTITDPVGPEFMAPPARK; translated from the coding sequence ATGTCTGCAGCGAATATTACAACCACAAAACTTGGAACCACAGATATCGATGTCAGCCAGGTATGCCTGGGGACCTGGGCCATTGGTGGCTGGTTGTGGGGCGGCAGTGATGACAGTCAGTGTATTGCTACCATCCGTGCCGCTCTGGATCAGGGCATTACCTTTATTGATACAGCGGCGGTGTATGGCTTTGGTCACTCCGAATCTCTGGTGGGGCTGGCATGGAAAGGCCATGTGGCGCGGGATCAGGTGGTGTTGGCTACTAAAGCCGGACTGCAGTGGAGTGATGATGGCAAGGTGACACGTAATTGTACCCGCGAGAGGTTGTTGCAGGAGATTGATGATTCGTTGCAGCGCTTGCAGACCGATTACATCGATCTCTACCAGATTCACTGGCCTGACCCGCTGGTGCCTATTGAGGAGACCGCCGAGGTGATGGCCGGATTGTTGTCTAGTGGCAAGATCCGGGCCATTGGTGTCAGTAATTACGATCCAGAGCAGATGGATCGCTTCCGCAGTGTGGCGCCGTTGCACAGCGTGCAACCACCTTACAATCTGTTCGAACGGCAGATTGATGCGGATGTGCGGCCTTATGCTCAGCAGCATGATCTGGCGATTCTTGCTTATGGTGCCATTTGTCGGGGCTTGTTGTCGGGCAAGATGAAGGCCGAGCCAACGTTTGAGGGCGATGATATCCGTCAGTATGATCCGAAGTTCAAAGCGCCGCGCTATGCTGCGTATCTTGATGCCGTCGCCAAGCTGGATGCGTTTGCTCAGGAGCGTTTTCAACGTGGTGTGTTGGAACTGGCGGTGCGTTGGGTGATTGATCAGGGGGCGATTGCCCTGTGGGGGGCGCGTCATCCGCAGCAGTTGGATCGGGTGCAGCAGGTGTTTGGTTGGTCGCTGTCGGAGGCGGATCGCGATGAAATGGCCACCATTGTTAATGATACGATTACTGATCCGGTTGGACCGGAGTTTATGGCGCCACCGGCACGGAAATAG
- the eno gene encoding phosphopyruvate hydratase, with protein sequence MGEIMDIYAREILDSRGNPTIEVDVLLESGVLGRSAVPSGASTGEREALELRDGDTSRYLGKGVQKAVDNVNEKICDALIGWEVTDQAGIDAKLLELDGTETKSNLGANALLGVSLACSRAAAEESGLPYYQYLGGPNAKELPLPMMNILNGGAHADNNVDIQEFMIMPAGAPSFKEALRMGAEIFHALKKVLKDKGYNTAVGDEGGFAPNLGSNEEALQVIMEAIEAAGYKAGEEILLALDVAASEIYSDGKYNFANEEQALKTAEETVAFYADLVDRYPIISIEDGLAENDWDGWKIMTDKLGDKIQIVGDDLFVTNSKILKEGIDKGIANSILIKVNQIGTLTETLEAIEMAKRAGYTCVISHRSGETEDSTIADLAVATNAGQIKTGSLCRTDRICKYNQLLRIEDELEGVSIFNGKDVFYNL encoded by the coding sequence ATGGGCGAAATCATGGATATCTATGCACGTGAAATTCTCGATTCACGCGGCAACCCCACCATCGAAGTTGACGTTTTGCTCGAAAGCGGTGTACTGGGTCGTTCAGCTGTTCCCAGTGGAGCCTCCACCGGTGAGCGTGAAGCGCTGGAACTGCGTGATGGCGACACATCCCGTTATCTCGGTAAAGGGGTGCAAAAAGCCGTTGACAACGTCAACGAGAAAATCTGTGATGCCCTGATCGGTTGGGAAGTGACCGACCAGGCCGGTATCGACGCTAAACTGCTCGAACTGGACGGAACCGAAACCAAGAGCAACCTTGGCGCCAACGCCCTGCTCGGCGTGTCCCTGGCCTGCTCCCGTGCCGCAGCCGAAGAATCCGGCCTACCCTACTACCAGTATCTCGGCGGCCCCAACGCCAAAGAACTGCCGCTGCCGATGATGAACATCCTCAACGGTGGCGCCCATGCCGACAACAACGTCGACATTCAGGAATTCATGATCATGCCCGCCGGCGCACCTTCATTCAAAGAAGCGCTGCGCATGGGTGCTGAGATCTTCCACGCCCTGAAAAAAGTGCTCAAAGACAAAGGCTACAACACCGCCGTTGGTGATGAGGGTGGTTTCGCTCCCAACCTCGGCAGCAACGAAGAAGCACTGCAGGTGATCATGGAAGCCATCGAAGCGGCTGGCTACAAAGCCGGTGAAGAGATCCTCCTCGCGCTGGACGTGGCGGCATCTGAAATCTACAGCGATGGCAAGTACAACTTCGCCAACGAAGAGCAGGCGCTGAAAACGGCCGAAGAGACCGTGGCTTTTTACGCTGACCTCGTTGACCGCTATCCAATCATCTCCATTGAAGACGGCTTGGCTGAAAACGACTGGGACGGCTGGAAGATCATGACCGACAAACTGGGTGACAAGATCCAGATCGTCGGCGACGACCTGTTCGTCACCAACAGCAAGATCCTCAAGGAAGGCATTGATAAAGGGATTGCTAACTCGATCCTGATCAAGGTCAACCAAATCGGCACCCTGACCGAGACCCTGGAAGCCATTGAAATGGCCAAGCGCGCCGGTTATACCTGCGTCATCTCTCACCGCAGCGGTGAGACCGAAGACTCCACCATTGCCGACCTGGCTGTGGCCACTAACGCCGGTCAGATCAAAACCGGTTCGTTGTGCCGAACCGACCGCATCTGCAAGTACAATCAGCTGCTGCGTATTGAGGATGAGCTGGAAGGTGTGTCCATCTTCAATGGCAAGGACGTGTTCTACAACCTGTAA